The following is a genomic window from Mustela erminea isolate mMusErm1 chromosome 14, mMusErm1.Pri, whole genome shotgun sequence.
TAGGGAGTCCTGTTGTGCCTAACTAGGCTGAGAACACTAGAGGTTGCAGAAGGCCAAGGATCTGCCCTCTGCTGCACACTGATATTCTCAtctggagaaacagaataaaGCTTGACACCAAGCAAACTCAGCTATTAACTATTGCCAGTGGTCCAAGGAGATCTCTTGAATCctcattcttctttcctccctggaAGATCTTAGGTTCTTAACAGGTAATAAGACAGTATGGGAGACTATATATCAAATGACTGCTGATTTAAGCATTATCAAGAGGCAGATGGCACTTGGAGGTCCACAGCAACAAAGTGTGTTGGGAGTGGCTAGCTCACACTTTAGGCGtgcctcctttttctcttccttctgcttccctgtTTACTTTCTTCCATGTTTCTCTCTAGGAGAGGGATAATAAATTAAAGTACAGGTACTATCATGCTCTCCTTACAAGCCCCATGGCATTTTTTCCTGATTAAACTCAGGGGTGTAACCAAAGATGAACATTAAATGATCAAAAAGAGCATTCGGCAGTCTACTCCTACGTAAATACCCCAAATAAATGAGCTTATATCCAAAGAATGACATGGGCAAGGATGTTCCCGGGGACTATGTTCCCAATAGTGCTGAActggaagcaactcaaatgtcatcaacagtagaatggataaaaacatagTGCATATAATGAATAGGAACTATTGTATAGCAATGAAGAGGGATGAACTATGGCTGCGCACAGTCAGGATGCATCTAAGAGACAGGGCAGAGCAGAAGAAGCTAGACATAGAGGAGGCACGCTGTGTGAGTCCCTTTACGGCAGCTCAAAGATAGGCAAAACTCATCCGTGGGGACAGAAACCAAGACAATGGTTACCCTCAGGAGGAACGTACTGAGAGGGGCAGTAGAAAACATTCTGAATCTTGATCTTGGTGGTGTGGTGTAAATGGGTGTGCACATATGCCAGAATTCACTGGGATGCACTTTGCTGTAGTTATCCCGCactaaaagtctttaaaaactattGTTCTGCCCTTGCTCCTATGTTTCTCTGTATATGGAGCATAAGATCTTGGGTCTAACTCTGATCCAAATCCAGGCTCTCTCACCAATTAGCTGTGTATCTTGAGTAAACTACTTAACctctttgttctttaatttctcacaTATATAGCAGGGATAAACAGAGTACCTACCCTACAGGACTGTTCTGAGGGTTAAATCAGAGAACTCTCAGGAAAAGTTTCATGCGACACCTGCCCAGTACATTTAATATTCTCATGAAATGTGATGTGGAGACTTGGCTCTTTCGCCTTTCGCCTCTGACCAATGAGTTCTTTCTCATActgtctttccccttctttcttcccaccttttcctctttattcttcctttgatCTCTCAGTCATAAGAGCCCAAAACATGAAAatacttatcttttaaaatgtattaaatacaaTGTATAGTTATATTCATAATGATCAGTAGTGAGGCTCAGGCCCCACCCTGGGTAAGGCCTGGAAAATTCTAACATGCCACCAGCACTACGAGCCATGATTCTAGAGAGACTGGTGTCCTGGTAGTTCTTATGACCAGGGCAACACCAGGCCACCCCTCCCCATGTTCATCTTGAATTAAAATATGTCtcctcagggcatctgggtggctaagtgggttaaagcctctgctttcagctcaggtcatgatcccaaggtcctgggatcaagccctgcactgggctctctgctcagcaggaagcctgcctcccccccaccccgccccacctgcctgtctgtctacctgtgatctctgtctgtcaaataaataaataaaatcttttaaaaaatatgtctccTCGTGTTTTTGAAGACTCTCgtctttgtttccttctgttgCAAGCTGAGTATGGGGAAGCATAATGTAATCCTGGTAAGTTCTTGACTTGTTGTTTTTCCCCTCAGTATGGGATTGTGCTGGATGCAGGCTCTTCTCACACAAGTTTGTACATCTATAAGTGGCCAGCAGAAAAGGAGAACGACACAGGGGTGGTGCACCAGGTAACAGAGTGCAAGCTGAAAggtaagaggaaggaaaaggggagggagacagtGGGGGATGAGAGGAACATATGTGAGAACATGTATGGCAGGTGGGGGGAAATACATGAGAAAAAGGACATTCAGAACACCGTGGGGCAGCTGCTGCTGTTATTTTATTGTCATTACACAAATAATATGAAATCAGTCCTGAATGATGAAGCccttgaagaagaaacaaatgtaaaagtCGTCAGGTCATAGTGGCTCCCATCACACATCTGTGTGTTACGCACCAAGTATGGAAAATGCATGATTTCATCTTCATGGTCTCCCTGGGAGATATGTCCTactgttccctttttttttttttttttttttaaatgagggcaCTGACATAGAGAGAGCGTATGCCACTTGTTAAGGTTGCTTGAGCTAGTAAGTGATGGAACTGGGGTTCAAGTGGAGATCTGCCCAGTTTTGAACCCGCGACTTCTCCAGTGGCTCTCAAATTTGAATCTGCAGCAGAGCCAACTggagggtttttaaaaacacagacgCTGGGTCCCACCACCAGAGTTTCTGATGCAGTAGGTGTGGGACAggccccagaatctgcatttcttatAGGTTCCCAGGTGATGTTGATGCTGTTGGTCCAAAGAATTGTTGCCCTTAGTCTTTATCCTCTAAGCTACAGCTTGGAAGAAATCACAGATTTCTAGGGCTGGAGCTTgcagatcatttatttttttatttatttattttttaaagattttatttatttatttgacagagagagatcacaagtaggcagagaggcaggcagagagagagagagaggaaagcaggctctccgctcagcagagagcccgatgcgggactcgatcccaggaccctgggatcatgacctgagccgaaggcagccgcttaacccactgagccacccaggtgccccgcttgcAGAtcatttaaatcttattttcaaagaaggaagcaaaaacCTGGGAGACTAGTGACTTACAAGTAGCAACAAACCCAGGACAAGAGTCTAGGTCTCTTTCTTGCACTCCATGCTTCCTTCTATCGGAATCACCACATtacagattgatttttttcctccctagttTTCTTCTAAACTCACAGAAGTTAATGTTGTCAGTTCAGCCCTTTCCACTCCCTCCACTCAGCACCCCAGTATGTACTGAGTGTTACTGCACCGCACTGTCTTCTCTGACCTTGATCTCTCTGGGCCTTTTGAGGTAGGGTCCCACTATTTCGTAGACAGGTATCTTAGCTCCCAGAAGACTGACTTTTACTTTGATGGTCTGTGAGGTCCCCCAATTTTCAAAGTGTCCCAAGAAAGCGGTAGAGAGAAGATGTTTCCAAGGAGCAAGTCATTTTACCCAGGAGCCTGATATCCTCAGACATTGGCCCCAACCGTTGTGAGACAGAAGGTTGAGCATTTCTTAAGCCcaaatccctcttttttttttttttttttttgcttctatttaattcattgctttccattttttaagaaatgttggtatttttttttttaaatccagcagctatctttttttctgagactCATTCCAGATATGTCTGGCCAAAGAAGTGCAGGACTTCTCCCCTCTCAAAAGAGAGAGTTCTCTAGTCAAATATTTAGATGAAAGGTGGGTGGAAAAAATTCTTAAAGGCcagaattttttaatcaaaacagTTACCTGATAACTTAGAGCTGCTCTTTTCATTACTGTTAAAccggctttttaaaaatctgtgaaagATATGGATCACATATCTGGCCAAAAATCTTTAATGCACATTTTCACTAAAGTGtagatgtttattttaatttaaagagagCTGAGATTGTTAAGcataacttacaaaaaaaaaaaaagttcttagcaACAGTTAGTTTTGCTCTGGAATCGAAAAAACAGTTTTACTAGGGAAACCAGGTTTTCAGGGAGGAAAAATTGCCAAGGAGACATGGATTCTGTACATATTTATTctaataaaggaagaaactctGCTTCAGAAATTTCAGGGGACTGTCGATGTTCACATAGCTAGTTAGCAGCCGTTACTGTCTTTTCAGTAAAAGCCAGTGTGCCtggtgtttattttcatttttctaaatttcttatttctccttttaggtcTTCTAGGAATTAGTGTTATTAGTTACAGTTTTGTAGAAAAAACATCAAAAAGCAGATCTATAGGGTAACTATAAGAgccccatttaatttttttaattcaattttttatttaaattctagttattcCCCCTTAAAAATGTGAGAACCTATTAGGGAGATTATGCAATTGAATGTGAAAATTGCGCTATCCAGCGGCAAAATTACTGAACAATGACAGACCCAGCCCGAGGTCTGAAAATAGATCCTACCAAGGCCAGGTTCAGAGAGTTACCCTCAAAGTATAGCAACCTAACCTACATTATATCAAGAAATTGTCTTCTTTGGTTTTCTCAAAAAATGCCACTGTTTTGCTCTAATACTGCCCAGGGGTGtcctgtacatttaaaaaaagattgtcatTTGCTTCTATATCTTTCCTTAGGTCCTGGAATCTCAGGATATGctcaaaaattaagtgaaatagaCACTTATTTGACAGCATGCATGGTAAGAGCCACTCAAGTGGTTCCAAAGTCCCGGCACCAAGAGACCCCTGTTTACTTGGGAGCGACGGCAGGCATGCGTTTGCTCAGGTATTATAGCACATGGGGACACACTGTCGGGGGTTAGGCTGGTAGTGTGAGAGCCTCTGAAGTTATGGGATAGCACCACGCTTCCCTAACACTCCACCTTCTAAACATCCTACATGTCCACACTGCAGGAAGAAAATCTCAGTAAGTGGGTACAACTCCCAAACTCTTAGTATGTGTAATGATGGGAGTCCAAGTGTGTAAAAGAAAAAGTCCTCCTGCCCATCGCCCTGCAGAGAATTCAAGGGGGCTGGGGCACAAAGAGCAATGTTGAGCCTGTGTTCTCTGGGATTTGAGGCTACCAAGTTAGCCATCCAGTATCTAGGAGGAGAAAGACCAGAGGAGAGCCACAGATGTCCCAAGACCCAAATAATCACAAGTAGCACATCTTCTTTGGTCACCGCTTAGTACCCATATGGGAGATGAGAGTTTCGATACGGGTCATCAGTTCTTTAGCAGAGGAGTGCTCAGAGATACTATGGGAGCATAGTTGGCCCTGCTCAGAATGGGACAAGAGTACACTTGAGCTGAATCACAAAGGATGAGTTGGAGGGCGGGCAAAGGGCATATTAGAGGTGGAGAAGATGTCACACATTCCATTACCCATGTTTCTTCCACATCTGCTTTGTGGCAGACACTGTTCCAAGTGCTGGGGATACAGGAGTGAAGAGAACAAAGTCCCTGTCTTCCTGAAGCTTGTGTTCTAGTAGACGTGCAAAGGCAGGGATGAGTGAGAGACCAGGGCATATTCAGAGGACTATAAATAGTTCTGCATAGATAGAACATAGGCTacatatagtaaaaaaaaataataaaaaaatgatgaagcaGTTTGTATTTGTTGAGCCCTTGCTATGTTGTTAGACCTGTGCTTAGTCATCATAACTCTATGAAGAGGcattattaactattattaacCAGATAAGGAAGCCGTGACTTACAAATGTTGGGTAAGTCACCCCCAGGTCAGTCACATGCCTGGTAAGTTGTAAAGCCAGGATTCTGAGTGGAATTCCAAAGAGGCAGGGGCCAGCTCACAAAGTGGCTTGTGGGCCAGGCTGGGAATTTGGTGTTCGTCTGAGAGATAATGGGAAGCTGTTGGTCACACTGGGAGAGAGGTGGattgggagtgggagaaggggaggaaaactGGGGACAGGGAAGCCAGGCGTAGGATGTGAAGCTATTCAGATGAGTGTTGAGAGGGTTCAGTGCTGGTTGGAAGGCAGCATCTCTGGCCCAGAGCCTCTCAGTGTTGGGAGTAATTGCATCCCATTTTCACTAGGACAACACTGGAAGATTCCTTCTTTAGGTCTCAACATCTCAGACAGACCCAGGAACTGAGGTACAATATGAGgcagactttttttccccagtctgGCCCCCCAGTGGAGGTTGGGTATCTGTCTCAGGACATTTGCCACCTGGTATCTGCCATAATTAAAAACCTCAAGCAGAGCCTGACTCCGGAACCAGCTGGAAGCCACCAGTGATAGCTAATGTAGCATTTGTCATCTCCAGATGTAGTGATTAAACAACAtccagccaccaccaccacaaaaatgaaaattactttgaTAATATTTAGGAGCAAccaaaaaaaaatggtatttttaggAAGAGCAGTCTATGTAGGGACAGGAAGGATCTGGATTTGGAGAGGAGGGCCAAAAGACTAGTTCTGCCTCACCCAAAAGGAGGGCTCCTCAGACAGCCTCAGACAGATGGCACCTCCATCCCTTCGTTTATTCCAGGGAGTTAGGATTCGCTTCCTAGGAGAACTGCTGGAAGCCGTGACTAAAAGGAGTACTTGTAGTTATTCAAGCAAAACTGGTAAACACAGCTCTTCCTTTGCACAGGATAGAAAATGAGCAGTTGGCAGACAAGGTCCTGGCTGTGGTGGCGAGGAGCCTCAGCAACTACCACTTTGACTTCCAGGGTGCCAGAATCATCACCGGCCAAGAGGAAGGTGCCTATGGCTGGATTACCATCAACTACCTGCTGGGCAAATTCACTCAGGTGATCATCTCGCACCCAGGGAGGTGGctccccagggtggggggggggatgtcaATGCCATTGTGGTCTTAGGCAGTATAGGGATCTGTAGCCAGAATGAATGCTGGGTGAATGGACACGTTAATTTATCCCCACATTTGCAAGAATTTTATTacaagaacttttccttttggAGAATAAGGAAATCATATCTTCACCttagggaggcagagaggaaattaaatatctatcattaaaaataagaatagctAATATTTGCCTAGTGCTATGTGTCTtgtactgtgctaagcacttttctttctttttttttttttttaaagattttatttatttatttgagagacagagatcacaagtgggcagagagttaggcagaggggtgggggaaacaggtgccctgctgagcagagagcccagtgtggggcttgatcctaggactctgagatcatgacctgagctgaaagcagaggcttaacccactgagccacccagatgccccataagcACTTTTCATGTACTGTCTGATTTCATCTTCAGAACAACTACATGaggaattctttcattttcaagtCTCAGATTGAGGCCTAGAGAAGGTAGTTATCTGCTCAGGGTCACATGGTTAATGAGCAAATGAGTGGAGATTTGAACTTGAGTCTTTTCGGTTCAGACTCCTTGATTGTAAACACTGACTATGCCACTTCTGTGTTGCTGCAATCTGAGCTCTATCTTTGAAGcccctcttttcctgctttgctgatgTTCCTTGTTGATCTGATGCAGACTGAGAAGCGTCCAGTGAGCTTTGTGTCACCTTATGCCTCCTTTCCCTCACCCTAGGAAGTCCCCAAGTGTAAGATACAGTGTGAAGCCGGTGTCCAGAGACTGCTACCGCTATTGACTGTACTCTCTTTCAGAAACCGAGTTGGCTCAACCTGAGGCCGAATGAAGACACTGCTCTTGAAACCTACGGGGCTTTAGACCTTGGGGGAGCCTCTACACAAATCACTTTTGTGCCGCAAGACAGCAGCATCGAGTCTCCAAGCAATGCTCTGCACTTCCGCCTCTATGGCAGGGACTACATTGTGTACACGCACAGCTTCTTGTGCTATGGGAAGGATCAAGCACTCAGGCAGAAACTGGCCAAGGACATTCAGGCAAGTATAACTGAATCCAGACCCACCCTCCCCACATCTGGGCCACCGCCCCCACATCCTGTTGTTGTCTCTTTCTACTTCAGTAATTGGTCTGAACTTGGTTACTGTACTTTCCAAACCTTCTCAAGCAGGATATCTAACTACATCTGGTCGACCCCTGTGAATCGTCCCATCCAGACATTACCTCCTGTGTTTGTTTACTGCACTTTCTCCAAGGACACGACTCAATTCCTttcttgcaaataatttctcagcCCTTTTAATGACTGAGAAACAATTTCTCAGTCATTTCACTGACCCTGACAGTGAAAATTACATGCTCAAGTATTGTTGGGAGGGATGGGTAATTTAAAAGCTCTTagcacttttttttgtttaaatacatctttttaaagattttatttattttttgacagaaagagatcacaagcaggcaaagaggcaggcagagagagagaggaggaagcaggctccccgccgagcagagagcccgacgcggggcttgatcccaggaccctgagatcgtgacccgagctgaaggcagtggctcaacccactgagccacccagacgccccaaatacattttttattaacatataagtattattagccccagggatacagctCTTAGCACTTTTTAAGTCTCCATTTCCTACAGCAATAGAAAACAGGTTGTTAGAAACACTCTCTAAATTTCACTTAGAGAAAACACAAGAGTTTATCCATCAACACTTCGCGTTTGTCCCCAGACGCTTTTTGTCTTCTGAAGACAAGGAAAGTTAAACATACTCAAAATCATGTGAGTACCAGGCACACCctgacaaacacacacagagcaagGCTGTCACACCCAGCTGTTCCCTGTCTCCACTGAAAGGACAACCAGTTCTCTGCTCTCCTCTAAAGCTCCTGCTCTGGTTTTCAGAAGCACTGTCAATAGGTAACTCCCACTGGAATAGGGATGCTGAGAGACACCTACTGAGCCCCAAGCCTCCACCAAGGAGCCCCCTTTCTTCACACAAGCCAAGCCCCCTTTCTTCCTTTGAACATATCAGGTTGTAGGTTAAAAGTCATTTTGATACTCCTGGCTTAAATGATCTAAGGTAATTTCAAGGCATGTTGCTTCTGATTTTTTGCTTGGAGATTGGTGTGGAGGGCATGGGCAGACTTCTCCTGGAGAAATACCCAAAGCTCAGACTTGTGAGAGTCTTGAGAGATTTTCTTGTGAATCTGCTTCTGACCTATTTATTTCATTACTAACTAAGCACTAGGGGACATTTCAAACTAATGGCATTTCTGCCAGCTTGAGCTCTATTAGCTTTCTATGAATAGCAAAAGTTCATTCACATCTGATACCATTTCTGGTACCTAGTATACATATCTGACTGTTCCCAAGAGTGAAAAAGGCATGGCAGGGGCATATTGATACCAATGCTAAGATATTATAAAATTCCTACACATTAGGGAAGTCAGAGTGGTGCTTTTTGTACCCAGAATGTTTGCACATGATGTCTTCAAGTGATTTTTCCATTCAGGATACAAACGGAACCCTCAGGGATCCATGCTTTCACCCTGGATACGAGACAGTAATGAACATAAGTGACCTCTACAGTAGCCCCTGCACCAAGAAATATGAGAGGACTCTTCCATTCGATCAGTTTCAAATCCAGGGCACTGGAGATTATCAACAATGCCAGAAAAGCATCCTTCAACTCTTCAACTCCAGTTACTGCCCTTACTCCCACTGTTCCTTCAATGGGATCTTCTTGCCATCACTTCACGGGGATTTTGGGGTAAGTTTGTAAAATAATAAGGTATATTGGTTAGGACGATTTGGGTTGCAAGTTGTGGAGTAGGTGCCTATGAAGGGTTTAAGTAGTagggttatttttttcccatatgatAACAAGTCTTTAGGTAGATAATTCAGGTTAGTTCTTTGCTTTAACAATATCAGGATTTGGGATCAGCTTTTCCATTATGTTCTTGGCCTTTATTTGTGGTGCTAA
Proteins encoded in this region:
- the ENTPD1 gene encoding ectonucleoside triphosphate diphosphohydrolase 1 isoform X2 — its product is MEDRKESELKNFCSRNILIILGFSCIIAVIALIAVGLTQNKPLPENVKYGIVLDAGSSHTSLYIYKWPAEKENDTGVVHQVTECKLKGPGISGYAQKLSEIDTYLTACMVRATQVVPKSRHQETPVYLGATAGMRLLRIENEQLADKVLAVVARSLSNYHFDFQGARIITGQEEGAYGWITINYLLGKFTQKPSWLNLRPNEDTALETYGALDLGGASTQITFVPQDSSIESPSNALHFRLYGRDYIVYTHSFLCYGKDQALRQKLAKDIQDTNGTLRDPCFHPGYETVMNISDLYSSPCTKKYERTLPFDQFQIQGTGDYQQCQKSILQLFNSSYCPYSHCSFNGIFLPSLHGDFGAFSAYYYVMEFLNFTSEETPSPEKMTDTMEKFCSQPWEELKTYFGDVKEKYLSEYCFSGTYILSLLLNGYGFTADSWKNIHFMGKIQSSNVGWTLGYMLNLTNMIPAEQPLSAPLTHSTYVFLMVLFSLILVAVVIIGVFIFHKPSYFWKDTV
- the ENTPD1 gene encoding ectonucleoside triphosphate diphosphohydrolase 1 isoform X1, with translation MMFSQQRFLSTDLPRPEESELKNFCSRNILIILGFSCIIAVIALIAVGLTQNKPLPENVKYGIVLDAGSSHTSLYIYKWPAEKENDTGVVHQVTECKLKGPGISGYAQKLSEIDTYLTACMVRATQVVPKSRHQETPVYLGATAGMRLLRIENEQLADKVLAVVARSLSNYHFDFQGARIITGQEEGAYGWITINYLLGKFTQKPSWLNLRPNEDTALETYGALDLGGASTQITFVPQDSSIESPSNALHFRLYGRDYIVYTHSFLCYGKDQALRQKLAKDIQDTNGTLRDPCFHPGYETVMNISDLYSSPCTKKYERTLPFDQFQIQGTGDYQQCQKSILQLFNSSYCPYSHCSFNGIFLPSLHGDFGAFSAYYYVMEFLNFTSEETPSPEKMTDTMEKFCSQPWEELKTYFGDVKEKYLSEYCFSGTYILSLLLNGYGFTADSWKNIHFMGKIQSSNVGWTLGYMLNLTNMIPAEQPLSAPLTHSTYVFLMVLFSLILVAVVIIGVFIFHKPSYFWKDTV